Proteins encoded together in one Candidatus Eisenbacteria bacterium window:
- a CDS encoding CopG family transcriptional regulator, which yields MSESAKRSTVYFEPHLHRALRVKAAHTQRSLSDLVNEAVREALREDQEDLAAFEERGDEATISYEQLLKELRAHGKL from the coding sequence ATGAGCGAGTCCGCCAAGCGTTCCACGGTCTATTTCGAGCCGCATCTGCATCGCGCCCTACGAGTGAAGGCGGCCCACACCCAGCGGAGTCTTTCGGACCTCGTGAACGAAGCCGTCCGCGAGGCGCTTCGAGAGGACCAGGAGGATCTTGCCGCGTTCGAGGAGCGCGGCGACGAAGCGACGATTTCGTATGAGCAGTTGCTGAAAGAGCTTCGGGCTCATGGCAAGCTATAA
- a CDS encoding type II toxin-antitoxin system RelE/ParE family toxin gives MASYKVVFKKSAAKDLREVPKRDLARILRNFRGLAEDPRPAGCEKLSGQEKYRFRRGRYRIVYEIGDAELVVVVVKVGHRRDIYRRS, from the coding sequence ATGGCAAGCTATAAGGTCGTCTTCAAGAAGTCGGCGGCGAAGGATCTGCGGGAGGTTCCGAAGCGGGACCTGGCTCGTATTCTCCGCAACTTTCGTGGCCTGGCGGAGGACCCTCGTCCCGCGGGGTGCGAGAAGCTGTCGGGACAAGAGAAGTATCGGTTTCGTCGGGGCCGATACCGCATCGTCTACGAGATCGGGGATGCGGAGCTTGTGGTCGTCGTGGTAAAGGTCGGGCACCGGAGAGACATATACCGGCGCAGCTGA